Genomic DNA from Candidatus Koribacter versatilis Ellin345:
AGCAGCCACAACCGGAGACGCCGCAACAGCCGCAGAAGTAAACGATGTTTTCGTTATGAAGGAATCCCGGCTTCGGCCGGGATTTTCTTTTGGGCAATGATATATTCGCCCCGTGCTACTCTCCGCCGTCATCATCTGCAAGAACGAAGAGCAGAACATCGCGCGCACGCTGGCCAGCGTGGTGGACCTTGCAGACGAAGTCATCTTGCTGGACTCCGGTTCTACCGATCACACACTCGATGTGGCGCGGACCTTCGGCGACAAAGTAAAAATCTTCCAGGAAGAGTGGAAGGGTTTCGCAGCGCAAAAGAATTCGGCGATCGCGAAGGCGAGTGGAGAGTGGATTCTGTCGCTCGATGCGGATGAAGAGGTATCGCCACTGTTGGGGAGGGAGCTAAAGGAAGCGCTCGGGAAGAAAGAAGAGCCCCAACAGAAACCGGGTGAGAACGCAGGGCAGATCATCGCCGGCGATGGTCCGTTTTGCGGAGTGACGATTCCGCGCGACGCCTATTCAATTCCGCGGAAAAACTTCTTCATGGAGCGCTGGATTCGCCGCGGGGGATTTTATCCGGACCGGAAGATCCGGCTGGTGAAGAAAGAACTCGCGGTTTTTGAAGACCGTGCTGTCCACGAAGACATGAAGGTGAGTGGCCAGATTCTTCCGCTGCATGGCGCCATTCTTCACCACGCCTACCCCACGCTTTCCAGCTACATCGAGCACATGAACCGCTACTCGTCGCTGGGAGCGGAAATGGTTGTTGCGAAAGGGAAGCACGGTTTCAGTTTTTTCAATATCGTCGTTCGACCGTGGGCCACGTTCCTCTACAACTACTTCCTACGGCTTGGTTTCGTCGACGGACGCGAAGGGTTGCTGCTGCACCTTTATCACGCGGTGTACGTGAGCTGGAAGTATGCGAAGGTGTGGGAACTTTCGCGCAAGGTCCGCCCTACTTAGAAGAATTGGCACTTGCTGCTTTGGATTGGCCATTTCCATTCGCTGGCTTGTGTTCCGCGGCCGCTAGTCCAATCGCCTCGTGCAGTGGTGGCAGTACAGCGTGTGGGCGGCCGGTCCACTTTACCGGCTCACTCGTCTTCGCCGGCTCAGGCTCAGGCTCTGGCACTTCGGGGACTTTCACTGCGTCGGCCTTTTCGATTACATCGAGATACGCGTCCGCGATTTCGATCGGATTCACGGACTGACCGCGCAGGCGGCGCGTGCCGAATTCGTACTCGAGTTCCATGAGCCTCGCGGCAGTAGCCGGATTTTCCGGCAGGCGCGCTTTCTTCGGACGGTCACGAAGACATTTGTCCAGAAGCTCGAAGACCTGAACATTGCCGAGATATACGTTGGGGTGCAGCGGCGACGATTCGTAGCCGGGATCTTCACGGTTCACGTAGGTGATGCCGGTGCCGTCGCCAAAGAGCGTCACGAGGTCGAGGACCACGCCGGAATGCTCGTGCTCATAGACCACGGCGCGAATGTCGTAGGTTTCGTTCACCAGCAGGTGCAAGTTCGCGCGCATCACTTCGGCGCGATACATGCCCGCGTCGGTGAAGCCCTGGTCAATCAGCTCCTCCACCAACTGGCGGTGGCGCAATTCGTGCGTCCACTCCTGCTCGGTGGGAACCAGGTCAATCTTGGCGGGTAACTGCGCCGCCATTTTTTGGACGACGTTCTGCCAGGCGTTCGGAGTAACGGTCTTCATTACAAAGCGTAGGGCACGACCCACGAGCGAATAGCTACGCTCTTCGAGTGATGGCGGTGGTCCGTTGTCGACCGCTTCCATCTCTGGCTCGGGGATGCTTTGCGTGATTTCGGAATCGACGCGCGGCTCCAGCTCGGGGCGAACTTCTTCCTCCGGCTGCGCAGCCGCACCTGTGATTCCGGTGATGAGCTCCATAAGCTGCTGATTTTACCCAGCTTCTCTCGTTGAGGGAACCAAAATCCCCGGACTGGGGAGTAACTCTAGAGCTAGCCCGGGGATACACCTGAGAGATGCACCAATGTACGGTGTTCGTTCAAAGGACATCCACCACTACCAGTGTCATGTCGTCCTGCTGACGTTGTTCGACCTGCCACAAGGGAACTTCGGCGAAGACCCGGGTTGCGACTTCCGCGCCGGACTCCATCCCGTTCTTCGCCAGTAATGCCTGCAGGCCGCCAGCCCCAAACTCCACGCCCTGAAGGTTTTCCGGTTCGGTCACGCCGTCGGTGTAGATCAGAAGGCGCTCACCCTTCGTCAACGCAATCTCGCGCTCGGGATAGACGACATCGGGCAAGACGCCAAACAGCAAACCGTTGCTCTCGACCGCTTCGAGGCGGCCATTTCGCCAACGCAGCATCGGTGGATGTCCG
This window encodes:
- a CDS encoding glycosyltransferase family 2 protein; its protein translation is MLLSAVIICKNEEQNIARTLASVVDLADEVILLDSGSTDHTLDVARTFGDKVKIFQEEWKGFAAQKNSAIAKASGEWILSLDADEEVSPLLGRELKEALGKKEEPQQKPGENAGQIIAGDGPFCGVTIPRDAYSIPRKNFFMERWIRRGGFYPDRKIRLVKKELAVFEDRAVHEDMKVSGQILPLHGAILHHAYPTLSSYIEHMNRYSSLGAEMVVAKGKHGFSFFNIVVRPWATFLYNYFLRLGFVDGREGLLLHLYHAVYVSWKYAKVWELSRKVRPT